From a region of the uncultured Draconibacterium sp. genome:
- the menD gene encoding 2-succinyl-5-enolpyruvyl-6-hydroxy-3-cyclohexene-1-carboxylic-acid synthase — protein sequence MISTKKHVQQLATLLHQKGINDVIISPGSRNGPMIHTLVGSGLFNCRNVVDERSAAYFAMGLALALKKPVAIVCSSGTATLNYAPAIAEAFYLNIPLIVVTADRPEYWIDQLENQCINQKGIYSNFVKKEYNLPLEESETELWQAAREINECLNAAVSGKPAPVHINVPLEEPLHDLLNEKLPNIKAIDAKESVLDIDHASLKKLAAELNTAKKILILAGQQNPDSKLEKLLATFSKKTGAVVLKEHLANLNDESFCGSIDTLMAAILSDVPADFQPDILITFGGHFVSKALKQFLRKNKAGQHWHLSPANDHYDTYQSLTQVVQTNAKTFFSQLLPGVSEKEQGYLQRWQNKEKQVNELRDIYISESPFSDQKVIAEIGQAIPENSVVHLGNSSPVRYALITNWAKNTTFLSNRGTSGIDGPMSTAVGYASVSEKINTVLIGDLSFFYDSNALWNNYLGENLRIIVINNGGGNIFGLIKGPGESPAFQQHFFAENKFKAQGISQTFGLDYLSAENESELKDSLADLYSPTRKNPVILEVFTDAEVNTKTFRGLFKFVKQ from the coding sequence ATGATCTCAACTAAAAAACACGTTCAACAACTGGCAACTCTCCTTCATCAGAAGGGAATAAACGACGTGATTATTTCTCCTGGATCGCGAAACGGACCAATGATACACACATTGGTTGGTAGTGGATTATTTAATTGCCGCAACGTAGTTGACGAACGCAGTGCAGCTTATTTTGCAATGGGTTTGGCACTGGCTCTGAAAAAACCTGTTGCTATTGTTTGCAGCTCGGGAACAGCAACACTCAATTACGCACCTGCCATTGCCGAGGCTTTTTATTTAAATATTCCGCTGATCGTTGTCACTGCCGATCGCCCGGAGTACTGGATCGACCAGCTAGAAAACCAGTGCATCAATCAGAAAGGGATTTATTCCAATTTTGTAAAAAAAGAATACAACCTCCCTCTGGAAGAATCAGAAACCGAGTTGTGGCAAGCTGCCCGCGAAATAAACGAGTGTCTTAACGCTGCTGTTTCGGGAAAACCTGCGCCGGTGCATATTAATGTTCCGCTGGAAGAACCGTTACATGATTTGCTGAATGAAAAATTACCAAATATAAAAGCGATCGATGCTAAAGAATCAGTTTTAGACATTGATCACGCAAGCCTGAAAAAGTTAGCTGCTGAATTGAATACAGCAAAAAAAATACTGATACTGGCCGGTCAACAAAATCCGGATTCGAAACTGGAAAAACTTTTGGCAACGTTTAGTAAAAAAACCGGTGCCGTTGTTTTAAAAGAACATCTGGCCAATCTGAATGATGAAAGTTTTTGCGGAAGTATCGATACGCTTATGGCTGCTATTCTTTCTGATGTTCCTGCAGATTTTCAACCGGATATTCTGATTACTTTTGGCGGGCATTTTGTGTCAAAAGCACTGAAACAGTTCTTAAGAAAAAACAAAGCTGGTCAACACTGGCACCTTTCTCCGGCCAACGATCATTACGATACATACCAGTCACTAACGCAAGTGGTACAAACTAATGCAAAGACCTTTTTTTCACAATTACTCCCTGGAGTTAGCGAGAAAGAGCAGGGATATTTGCAACGTTGGCAAAACAAGGAAAAGCAGGTGAACGAACTGCGAGACATATACATTTCAGAAAGCCCTTTTTCTGATCAGAAAGTCATTGCAGAAATTGGCCAGGCAATTCCCGAAAATTCGGTTGTGCATTTGGGAAACAGTTCACCTGTTCGATACGCTTTAATTACTAACTGGGCAAAAAACACTACTTTTTTAAGTAATCGTGGCACTAGCGGAATCGACGGACCAATGTCAACTGCGGTAGGTTATGCATCTGTCTCTGAAAAGATAAATACGGTGCTGATCGGCGACTTGTCGTTTTTTTACGATTCAAATGCACTTTGGAACAATTACCTTGGTGAAAATCTACGGATCATCGTAATCAATAATGGTGGAGGGAACATTTTTGGTCTGATAAAAGGGCCGGGCGAATCACCCGCTTTCCAGCAGCATTTTTTTGCCGAAAACAAATTTAAAGCACAAGGTATTTCCCAAACATTCGGGCTGGATTATTTAAGTGCTGAAAATGAGTCGGAATTAAAAGACTCGCTTGCTGATCTGTATTCCCCAACAAGAAAAAACCCGGTAATCCTGGAAGTTTTCACAGATGCTGAGGTGAATACAAAAACATTCCGGGGCCTTTTTAAGTTTGTAAAACAATAA
- the menB gene encoding 1,4-dihydroxy-2-naphthoyl-CoA synthase, with amino-acid sequence MSTKRQWETIKEYEDIFFDYYDGIGKITINREQVRNAFRPTTVNNISDALHLCREDNRINVIVLTGAGDKAFCSGGDQNVKGTGGYIDENGIPRLNILEVQKQIRSMPKPVIAMVNGYAIGGGHVLHVVCDISIASENAIFGQTGPKVGSFDAGLGSSYLASVVGQKKAREIWFMCRQYSAAEALEMGLVNKVVPLERLEDEVVAWAQKMQEHSPLALRMLKLGLNAELDGQIGIQEFAGNATLLYYLTEEAQEGKHAFLEKRKPDFKKYPKFP; translated from the coding sequence ATGAGTACAAAAAGACAATGGGAAACCATTAAAGAATACGAGGATATCTTTTTCGATTATTACGATGGAATTGGCAAAATCACCATCAACCGCGAGCAGGTGCGCAACGCATTCCGTCCAACTACGGTAAACAACATTAGCGATGCACTCCACCTTTGCCGCGAAGACAACCGCATTAATGTAATTGTACTGACAGGTGCCGGCGATAAGGCTTTTTGCTCGGGTGGCGACCAGAATGTTAAAGGTACCGGTGGTTACATCGATGAGAACGGTATCCCAAGATTGAACATCCTTGAAGTGCAAAAACAAATTCGCAGCATGCCCAAACCTGTAATTGCAATGGTGAATGGTTATGCCATTGGCGGTGGTCACGTATTGCACGTGGTTTGCGATATCAGTATTGCCAGCGAGAATGCCATTTTTGGCCAGACCGGCCCAAAAGTGGGTAGCTTCGATGCGGGATTAGGATCGTCTTACCTTGCAAGTGTTGTGGGGCAAAAGAAAGCCCGCGAAATTTGGTTTATGTGCCGTCAGTACTCGGCTGCCGAGGCGCTTGAAATGGGATTGGTAAACAAAGTTGTTCCGCTCGAGCGGTTGGAAGACGAAGTAGTTGCCTGGGCACAAAAAATGCAGGAACACAGTCCGCTGGCCTTGCGCATGCTAAAACTTGGATTGAATGCCGAACTTGATGGGCAGATTGGAATTCAGGAGTTTGCAGGAAACGCAACATTGTTGTACTACCTCACAGAGGAAGCACAGGAAGGAAAACATGCTTTTCTAGAAAAACGTAAACCTGACTTTAAAAAATACCCAAAATTCCCATAA
- a CDS encoding 1,4-dihydroxy-2-naphthoate polyprenyltransferase, giving the protein MATAKSWVKASRLRTLPLALSGILMGSALAAFWHGFNWLIFILAMLTATLIQVFSNFANDYGDFQKGTDNHQRLGPTRTMQGGEITIKEMKSGMFIVAGLSFLLGIILVFLGTWHHSPTAFFVYIGLGILALLAAYFYTAGKRSYGYIGLGDLFVFLFFGLLPVIGVFYLHNNTIETAVWLPAISMGLFSTGVLNLNNTRDIKNDKQSGKITIAVKLGPLKSRIYHTSLILLAWIALIIFTVQQQKAAWQWLFLLVLPVSIIDLVKIFRIKDSRQLDPFLKRLALQTLALTLLFSLGLILS; this is encoded by the coding sequence ATGGCAACAGCAAAAAGTTGGGTAAAAGCATCACGGTTACGCACCCTGCCACTGGCATTATCGGGCATTCTTATGGGCTCGGCACTGGCAGCATTTTGGCATGGGTTTAACTGGCTTATTTTTATTCTTGCAATGCTAACTGCTACGCTGATACAAGTGTTTTCGAACTTTGCCAACGATTACGGCGATTTTCAAAAAGGGACCGACAATCATCAGCGTTTGGGACCAACACGAACAATGCAGGGCGGAGAGATCACCATCAAAGAAATGAAATCCGGGATGTTTATTGTTGCCGGTTTAAGCTTTCTTTTGGGAATTATTTTAGTTTTTTTAGGAACCTGGCACCATAGTCCTACTGCATTTTTTGTATATATCGGGCTGGGAATTCTGGCACTTTTAGCCGCTTATTTCTATACCGCCGGCAAACGATCGTACGGTTATATTGGTCTGGGCGATTTGTTTGTATTTCTTTTTTTCGGCTTGCTGCCTGTAATAGGTGTTTTTTACCTGCACAACAATACTATTGAAACCGCTGTTTGGCTGCCGGCCATTAGTATGGGTTTATTCAGCACCGGCGTGTTGAACCTGAACAATACCCGCGATATTAAAAACGATAAACAGTCAGGAAAAATTACTATCGCCGTAAAACTTGGGCCACTTAAAAGCAGGATCTATCATACTTCATTAATTTTATTGGCTTGGATTGCACTGATCATTTTTACAGTTCAGCAACAAAAAGCAGCGTGGCAATGGTTATTTCTGTTGGTATTGCCGGTTTCAATTATCGACCTTGTAAAAATATTCCGCATAAAAGACAGTCGTCAGCTTGATCCCTTTTTAAAACGGCTGGCATTACAAACTCTGGCATTAACTTTACTGTTCTCGCTTGGATTGATATTATCATGA
- the menC gene encoding o-succinylbenzoate synthase produces the protein MIKARYQKYELHFKQPAGTSRGVLKARTVWYLFLEEKGVTGIGECAPLQGLSFETPEQVEEQLENICNNPEPFINNIGLLQVLPSLKFALESALLDLKNGGKREPFPSAFTSGEVGIPINGLIWMNEIENMQDQIEDKLAAGFRCIKLKIGAKDFEQELKLLKAVRERFSSDEIILRVDANGAFDTHSASDKLKRLAGLQLHSIEQPIPAAQWDEMAELCKTTPLPIALDEELIGINKREEKIKLLDTIQPQYLVLKPSLHGGISGCDEWIKLASERSIGWWITSYLESNIGLNVIAQWAFTKDSKMHQGLGTGQLFTNNIDSPLEIRGEKLWFNTTKSFEM, from the coding sequence ATGATAAAAGCACGCTACCAAAAATATGAGTTGCATTTTAAGCAACCTGCCGGCACATCGCGCGGGGTGTTAAAAGCACGTACGGTTTGGTATCTGTTTTTGGAAGAGAAAGGTGTTACCGGGATTGGGGAATGTGCACCTCTACAGGGATTGAGTTTTGAAACGCCTGAACAAGTTGAAGAACAGTTGGAAAACATATGTAACAATCCTGAGCCTTTCATCAATAATATTGGCTTACTGCAAGTTCTTCCGTCCTTAAAATTTGCGTTGGAATCAGCTTTGCTGGATTTAAAAAACGGCGGAAAAAGAGAACCATTTCCATCAGCATTCACAAGCGGAGAAGTAGGTATTCCTATAAACGGACTGATTTGGATGAACGAAATAGAAAACATGCAAGACCAGATAGAAGATAAACTGGCAGCCGGTTTTCGATGTATAAAACTAAAGATCGGAGCGAAAGACTTTGAGCAGGAACTGAAACTACTTAAAGCTGTACGCGAGCGTTTCTCCAGCGATGAAATTATTCTAAGAGTAGATGCCAACGGAGCTTTTGATACTCATTCTGCTTCAGACAAACTTAAACGCCTTGCCGGGTTACAACTTCATTCCATAGAACAACCCATCCCAGCAGCACAATGGGACGAAATGGCAGAATTGTGCAAAACCACTCCCCTGCCCATTGCGTTAGATGAAGAACTGATCGGCATCAACAAACGAGAGGAAAAGATAAAACTGCTGGATACGATACAACCACAATACCTGGTGTTAAAACCAAGTTTGCATGGCGGAATTTCGGGTTGCGACGAGTGGATAAAACTTGCCAGCGAACGTTCTATCGGTTGGTGGATCACTTCTTACCTCGAGTCGAATATTGGGCTAAATGTCATTGCACAGTGGGCATTTACAAAAGACAGCAAAATGCATCAGGGACTGGGAACCGGTCAGCTTTTTACCAATAACATTGATTCACCACTTGAAATTCGTGGTGAGAAATTGTGGTTTAACACCACAAAATCATTTGAAATGTGA
- a CDS encoding AMP-binding protein, producing the protein MELFPAHITIKGQSEDIKELLQQKPNSEWEQSWLEFLEEWYNTNDYIEVQTSGSTGTPKTISLKKDFVAASALRTIRFFDLQEGDRVLHCLHSRYIAGKLMTVRALIGKLDLQLVDPASDFKNLPDDKPIKFTAMVINQVTKYMALPAQNIDNLLIGGSAIPKPLEEQLQQISTPCYSSYAMTETATHIALQKLNGSDKTGSYQCLDDISVELDERGCIRILMPGLENRAIQTNDLGELGDSHHFKVLGRIDNVIISGGIKFLPEQIEEKLAKEMPLPYAIGSVPDEHLGEKIILLIEGKADDEVKTTIATHCTKLLSKYERPKEIRFIEKLPRTANGKIDRKRLKSTE; encoded by the coding sequence ATGGAGCTTTTTCCTGCACATATCACTATAAAAGGGCAATCGGAAGACATAAAAGAGTTGCTTCAACAAAAACCTAATAGCGAGTGGGAACAAAGCTGGTTGGAATTTTTGGAAGAATGGTACAATACAAATGATTATATAGAAGTACAAACTTCGGGTAGCACCGGAACGCCAAAAACTATTTCACTAAAAAAGGATTTTGTGGCGGCCAGTGCCCTGCGCACCATTCGCTTTTTTGATTTACAGGAAGGCGACCGCGTATTGCATTGTCTGCATAGTCGTTACATTGCCGGAAAATTGATGACAGTGCGGGCACTTATTGGGAAACTCGATTTACAGCTTGTTGATCCGGCATCCGATTTTAAAAACTTACCAGATGATAAGCCCATAAAATTTACTGCGATGGTTATTAACCAGGTAACAAAATACATGGCTCTGCCTGCGCAAAACATAGACAACCTGTTGATCGGCGGCTCTGCAATTCCGAAACCTTTGGAAGAGCAACTTCAACAAATTTCAACACCATGTTATTCGAGTTACGCCATGACCGAAACAGCAACTCACATTGCCCTGCAGAAATTAAATGGTAGCGACAAAACCGGAAGTTACCAATGTCTCGATGACATTTCCGTTGAACTGGATGAACGCGGCTGCATTCGCATTCTGATGCCGGGACTTGAAAACAGAGCTATTCAAACCAATGATCTGGGCGAATTAGGAGATAGTCATCATTTTAAAGTTCTGGGACGCATCGACAATGTCATCATTTCCGGGGGTATCAAATTTCTGCCCGAACAGATTGAAGAGAAATTGGCAAAAGAAATGCCCCTACCCTATGCCATTGGTTCAGTTCCGGACGAACATCTTGGCGAGAAAATAATTCTGCTAATTGAAGGAAAGGCTGATGATGAAGTTAAAACCACCATTGCAACCCATTGCACCAAATTACTTTCAAAATATGAGCGGCCAAAAGAAATCCGCTTTATCGAAAAACTTCCACGCACTGCAAATGGCAAGATCGACAGGAAACGTTTAAAGAGCACTGAATAA